In Ascochyta rabiei chromosome 2, complete sequence, one genomic interval encodes:
- a CDS encoding elongin C, with the protein MSDEKTTEYVTLVSNDGYEFKLLRSAACIAGTIKRAMNPESGFQETARNRMEFPTINGVVLEKVCEYLYYNQKHADSKDVSDMDIPPELCLELLIAADFLDV; encoded by the exons ATGAGCGACGAGAAGACGACTGAGTATGTGACGCTTGTGTCCAACGATGGCTACGAGTTCAAGCTGTTGCGCTCGGCGGCCTGCATTGCAGGCACGATCAAGAGAGCGATGAACCCCGAAT CTGGCTTCCAAGAAACAGCGCGAAACCGCATGGAATTCCCTACGATCAA TGGCGTTGTGCTCGAGAAAGTTTGCGAATACCTCTACTACAACCAGAAGCATGCAGACAGTAAGGATGTCTCGGACATGGACATCCCGCCTGAGCTGTGCTTGGAGCTGTTAATTGCCGCTGACTTCTTGGACG TTTGA
- a CDS encoding elongin C, variant 2: protein MSDEKTTEYVTLVSNDGYEFKLLRSAACIAGTIKRAMNPESGFQETARNRMEFPTIKYTTPTLRI, encoded by the exons ATGAGCGACGAGAAGACGACTGAGTATGTGACGCTTGTGTCCAACGATGGCTACGAGTTCAAGCTGTTGCGCTCGGCGGCCTGCATTGCAGGCACGATCAAGAGAGCGATGAACCCCGAAT CTGGCTTCCAAGAAACAGCGCGAAACCGCATGGAATTCCCTACGATCAAGTACACCACCCCTACCCTTCGCATTTGA
- a CDS encoding Agmatinase, translating to MRWRKASLLALPALASAHGSHHAHQEAFSQDRLDELEQKWGTDWGFSGISTFAHLPHTRCLTHPETAYDIAILGAPFDTAVSYRPGARFGPRAIRSGSARQTSFRGYNARAGLNPFTSWANIVDCGDIPITPFDNALALRQMSEAYLELAGRGPTEKSTESGVKYFNKPKVITLGGDHSVALPALRALNKAYGQPITVVHFDAHLDTWHPAKYPSAWIDPEDPTTQSFLNHGSMFWLASTEGLVANGSSVHAGLRTRLSGDDATDYEDDTNQGWMRISTDDIDDIGTKGIIDSIMGRVGTDMPVYLSIDIDVIDPGLAPATGTPEPGGWSTRELIRILRGIESLNVVGADIVEVSPAYDSSAEVTSVAAAQVVYEVLTSIVRKGLTEQARTGSVKSSEKDEL from the exons ATGAGGTGGAGGAAAGCGTCGTTACTGGCGTTGCCAGCTCTTGCCTCGGCACACGGCTCTCATCACGCGCACCAAGAGGCGTTCTCACAGGACCGTCTTGACGAATTAGAGCAGAAATGGGGAACTGAT TGGGGTTTCAGCGGCATATCGACATTTGCTCATCTGCCGCACACACGATGCTTGACCCACCCTGAGACAGCTTACGACATTGCCATTCTCGGTGCACCCTTCGATACAGCAGTCTCTTACCGACCAGGCGCTCGGTTTGGCCCTCGAGCCATTCGCTCTGGCTCAGCACGCCAGACGTCCTTCCGAGGCTACAACGCACGCGCCGGCCTCAATCCTTTCACATCATGGGCGAACATCGTGGATTGTGGTGACATCCCAATCACACCCTTCGACAATGCTCTCGCTCTGCGACAGATGAGCGAAGCCTACCTGGAGCTTGCAGGGCGAGGGCCTACTGAGAAGAGCACTGAGAGTGGGGTGAAGTACTTTAACAAGCCGAAGGTCATCACGCTGGGTGGTGACCACAGCGTTGCTCTGCCTGCACTCAGGGCTCTGAACAAGGCATATGGTCAGCCCATCACAGTTGTGCATTTCGACGCACATTTGGACACATGGCACCCAGCCAAGTATCCCTCTGCATGGATTGATCCTGAAGACCCCACAACACAGTCTTTCTTGAACCATGGTAGCATGTTCTGGCTAGCATCGACCGAGGGTCTTGTTGCGAATGGCTCGAGCGTGCACGCTGGACTGAGGACCAGGTTATCAGGCGACGATGCGACAGATTACGAAGACGACACGAATCAGGGGTGGATGCGCATCTCTACCGATGACATTGACGACATAGGGACAAAGGGCATCATCGATTCCATCATGGGTCGCGTTGGCACAGATATGCCAGTATACCTAAGCATCGATATTGACGTCATTGACCCGGGCCTGGCACCTGCAACAGGTACACCTGAACCGGGAGGTTGGTCTACCAGAGAACTTATCAGAATTCTGAGAGGCATTGAGAGTCTGAACGTTGTTGGTGCGGATATTGTCGAAGTCAGCCCTGCATACGACAGCTCCGCGGAGGTCACCAGCGTTGCTGCAGCGCAAGTAGTCTACGAAGTTCTCACGAGCATTGTTCGCAAAGGATTGACTGAGCAGGCCAGGACTGGAAGTGTCAAAAGTAGTGAGAAGGATGAGTTGTAG